One Scyliorhinus canicula chromosome 9, sScyCan1.1, whole genome shotgun sequence DNA segment encodes these proteins:
- the dbx1a gene encoding homeobox protein DBX1-A, which produces MMFPSVIAPSAMYPGLLRPTPTLTLPQSLQSAFSSHAMGASFLMEDLLRISRPTSYLPRSVSATFSPPVSGSATSPSPAVATEQVNLANSVSGSLCSPHHSNSPSNDSNYLKFGVHAILSSAPRSESSHSLIPGLSPKAFCFPYVEGSFQPFLRSSYLPASSSVVPIPGTFSWPLAARGKPRRGMLRRAVFSDVQRKALEKMFQKQKYISKPDRRKLAAKLGLKDSQVKIWFQNRRMKWRNSKERELLSAGGCREQTLPTKLNPHPDLSDVGKKWPCRLHSGDEEETGGRDSPKSSSGHSPEYKCADSMDTHLRLLSHQHTAQHTFSSEEEGDEEEITVS; this is translated from the exons ATGATGTTCCCAAGTGTGAttgctccttctgcaatgtacccGGGCCTTTTGCGGCCAACGCCAAccctgacactgccccagtcTTTGCAATCCGCCTTTTCCTCCCATGCCATGGGGGCCAGCTTCCTGATGGAGGATCTACTGAGGATCAGCCGGCCCACCAGCTACCTTCCCCGATCTGTGTCGGCCACCTTCTCCCCGCCCGTCTCCGGCTCCGCCACCAGCCCGAGCCCGGCGGTGGCAACGGAACAGGTCAACCTCGCCAACTCGGTCAGCGGCAGCCTCTGCTCGCCACACCATTCCAATTCTCCCAGCAACGATTCGAATTACCTCAAATTCGGTGTCCACGCCATCCTCTCGTCAGCCCCAAGATCGG AATCGTCCCACTCGCTAATCCCAGGGCTTTCCCCGAAGGCTTTCTGCTTCCCTTATGTCGAAGGGTCGTTCCAGCCTTTCCTCCGCTCCTCGTACTTGCCAG CCTCTTCCTCTGTGGTTCCAATCCCGGGGACCTTCTCTTGGCCGCTCGCCGCCCGGGGTAAGCCCAGGAGAGGGATGCTCCGTCGGGCTGTTTTCTCAGATGTCCAAAGGAAAGCATTGGAGAAGATGTTCCAGAAGCAGAAGTACATCAGCAAACCAGACCGACGCAAGCTAGCAGCTAAATTGGGGCTGAAGGATTCACAG GTGAAGATTTGGTTTCAGAATCGAAGGATGAAATGGAGGAACTCTAAAGAGAGGGAGCTCCTGTCGGCCGGGGGCTGCAGGGAACAGACCCTACCCACAAAGTTAAACCCTCACCCTGACCTCAGCGACGTGGGAAAGAAATGGCCTTGCAGACTGCACTCGGGGGACGAGGAGGAGACGGGAGGCAGAGACAGTCCCAAATCTTCGTCAGGCCACTCGCCCGAGTACAAGTGCGCAGACAGCATGGACACACACCTCCGCCTCCTGTCACACCAACACACCGCCCAACACACGTTCTCCTCTGAAGAGGAGGGCGATGAGGAAGAAATCACCGTTTCATAA